One Streptomyces dangxiongensis genomic window, GAAGCCGTACCGGGCACCCGAGCCCGTGCAGGTGGACCGGATCACCTCCGAGCTCGCCGAGGTGCTGGACGGGATGGACGACGCGGAACTGCTCGCCCCGGCCGCCGTCACCCGCCACCCGGACCACCTCGCCGTCCACGAGGCGGCGCGCCGCCTGGGCTGCCGGTGGTTCTGGGAGGACGTCGCCTTCTGGTCCACCTACGGCTTGTCCGGATGCGACCGGCAGCTGTTCAGGCAGCGGGTACGCCACACCCTTGACCCAGAGGTGGAGGACATCACAGGCACCGTCCTGGACAAGGTGACCCTGCTGCACATGCACGGCTCGCAGATGCACCCCACGAGGAAGATGTACCGGCCGATCCGGCACGCCCACACCGTCGCCGCCAACCTGCTGCCCGCCCCGGACGGCCGCCCGCGGGGCCAGTTCGCGGAACGCTTCTACCGGCTCGGGAGGTCGTGGTGATCCTCGGCTTGGAAGGCCCCTCGTACGGGGGCAAGACCTCCGCCCTGGGGCTGCTGCGCCGGGTGCCGGCGATGCGGGACGCGATGTTCTTCCCCTGCTACGTGAAGTCGTTCGCGCGCCGCGAGGACGTCCCCACCCCCGCCACCCGGTCCGGCGCCGAGCAGGTGGAGGCGTTCGTGACGTTCATGGAGATCGAGGGCGAGCGCGTGCGCGCCGCCCGCCGACATGGTGGGCTGGTCGTCCTGGACCGGACCGTCGACACCCTCCTCGCCCACGCCCACGCCATGGACGAGATCCACGGCTTCGGCATCCTGCCGGAACTGTGCCGGCGGGTCGAGGAGATGCCGCATCTGAGGCCGGACCACACCCTGTACCTGGACGTGACGCCCGAGCTCTTGCACCTGCGGCGCAAGGCGGCCGGACACCACGAGGTCGAGCCCGACTACTTCCTCCACGACCCGGCCTTCCTCACGCACTTCCGCGACTACTTCTGCCGCCCTGTCCGCTGCCCGGCGACTGCGGAGTTGGCCGTCGCTTCCGGGGACGGCGACCGGCAGGAGACGGCCGCCGTCGTGCAGGCCCTCTTCACGTACTGGGCGGGTGTCCGGTGACCGGGCCGACGGTGCTGTTCGCATGGCGGCGGACCCCGCCGCCGCTGCTGATCGGGGGCGCGGAGGTCTCCCAGCAACTCCTGGCGGAAGAGTTCGTCCGGGCCGGCTGGCGGGTCGTCTACCTCGGTAGCCACGAGGCCCCCTGGAACGGGTCCGCCCAGATCGGCCACCTGCGCGCCCACCTCCGGGCCCACGGAACCGTGTGGGAGGAGGCCGATGGGGAGGTCCGCTACCGGTGGAACGGCGTCTCGTGCCGGGCCGTGCCGCAAGACAGGGTGGAAGCGACGCTGAAGGGCCTCCTGGCCGAGGCTCGGCCGGAGCTGGTGGTGACCTCTCAGGAACGGGCGGCCGACCTCGCCGCCCT contains:
- a CDS encoding PIG-L deacetylase family protein encodes the protein MIGEPQVTRLPLPDADGIYTFPADLLTAHRSWMDSLTGAKEIMTLTAPLTLAPYWIEPRKPSGRPVVVIEPHHDDFVLSASGTFLARPRPLTVVTVFTRSRSVHPSLESTCNSVEAVSGLRDREAAQSLSPLGAARVGLGHKDAEKPYRAPEPVQVDRITSELAEVLDGMDDAELLAPAAVTRHPDHLAVHEAARRLGCRWFWEDVAFWSTYGLSGCDRQLFRQRVRHTLDPEVEDITGTVLDKVTLLHMHGSQMHPTRKMYRPIRHAHTVAANLLPAPDGRPRGQFAERFYRLGRSW